The Deltaproteobacteria bacterium sequence GCTCACCAAGCTGGGAACCAAGGACTTCACGCAGCCATTGAACGCCGCAAAGGAATCCGGCGCGCAGGTGCTGGTGCTGGTCCAGTTCGGAAGGGACATGGAAAATTCGGTAAAAAAGGCCTACGAGATGGGCCTCAAGAATTCCATGCAGATCATCGTTCCCAACCTGACCGAAGACATGGCGGAAGGCGGCGGGGCGGAAGCGATGGAGGGCGTCATCGGCGCGACTCCGTGGATATACAAGGAAGCGATGAAATACGAGAAGGGGAAGAAGTTTGTTGAGACATTCGAAAAGAAATACCAGCGCTACCCGACGACGTCGGCCGCTTCCGCCTACGTGATCCTGTGGCAGTACAAGGAGGCCGTGGAACGGGCGAAGTCGTTCGATACCGGAGCGATCATCAAGGCGCTGGAAGGGCACAAGTACGTCGGGCTCAAGGATGAGCAGCAGTGGAGGGATTGGGACCACCAGTCCGTACAGACCGTGTACGCCGTCAAATGCAAGCCCGCCTCGGATGTGAAAGCCAGCAAGTACGGCCTCGACTTCTACGAAGTGATCGCCACGATGAACGGTGGGGAAGCGGCAATAAACAAGGACGAATGGGTTGCGGCACGTGCGAAAGTCGGGGCGCCCGCATCCCTCGAAGATTAGACGGAGACCTGTGATATGACGATCAAAAGCAAACTCCTTCTCAACACGGCGATCGTCCTGGTCAGCATGATCGCCGCGGTCGGGGCGGCGGTCGTCGGTATCCGATCGATAAAAGGCAATATCAACCAGCTGACCGAAAAGACGACGCCGTACCAGGTAAAGGCTCTCCGTCATCTCCAGTTGCTTCAAGGGCACGCGGCGAACCTCATTGCCCTGGCCTCTTCCTCGACACCGGAAGAAGCCGGAAAGCAGGCGGCTCAAGCCAATGATTCGCTGAAGCAATCCCTCGATGCGGCGGACGCCCTGGCCAGGATGAAGGACGAGGAGTACGCCGGCAAAAAGGCCATCTCGGAATTCACGGCGTCCATCTCGGAAGGTGCGCAGCGGAAAACCGCGGCACAGAAGGATGTCGCCGCCGCCTCGGCTTCGATCAAGGCGAGGATACAGGCGACGACCTCGAAAATGCGCCAGCTCGACGAATCCGTGAGGAAACTTCAGGGGCAAAGCTCGACGGCGATGGTCGGCTCGATCGGCGGCCTGATAACGGCCAACCGCCAGACCCACAGCTTCATGCTTTCGCAGGAAGGGATCGGAAAGCTCCAGATATTGATCGGTGAAATCGTCGCATCGAAGGACAAACGATCGGTGGGCGTCCGCCGGGATGCGTTCGATGAGACCGTCCGGAAAATCGGCGAAGCGCTGAAATCGACGAACAACGCCGACAAGTCCGTCGCCGACATCATGAAACCTCTTCATGCGATCAACGAAAAAATGAAAAACCTGTCTTCCCGCCAGATCAAGCGCATCAACGACGAAGACGAGGGCATGCGGAACGAGATCGATAATTTCGCCGGCGACATCAAGAAAGAGCTCACGTACATCGTTCCGACGGTGGAGAAGGAAGTGGCCCTCGCCTCCAAGTCGATGAAGAGCAATACCCAGAGCATGGAAACCGGGATCAATGCCTTCTCCGCTACCAACCAGATCCTCACGCACGCCTCCAGTCTCACCGTGCTCGCCACTTCCATCGAATCCCAGATCAACCGGAGCCTGAA is a genomic window containing:
- a CDS encoding ABC transporter substrate-binding protein, coding for MSKKTLFLSVLFISIATLVSAADVVKIGLTAPLDIKPLEERDPYWKQGLDQKRAADMALEEINAAGGINGKKVELVVVDTPSKPSESKVILEKMYNDGAIAALGGSASSVAIANGKVAKKAKKLFFGTLTYSTETTGEEAHKYIFRECYDSEMAARVLANYMNKNFKNKKYFYITADYSWGYTTEDSFRKQTGTTDKDAHRGVLTKLGTKDFTQPLNAAKESGAQVLVLVQFGRDMENSVKKAYEMGLKNSMQIIVPNLTEDMAEGGGAEAMEGVIGATPWIYKEAMKYEKGKKFVETFEKKYQRYPTTSAASAYVILWQYKEAVERAKSFDTGAIIKALEGHKYVGLKDEQQWRDWDHQSVQTVYAVKCKPASDVKASKYGLDFYEVIATMNGGEAAINKDEWVAARAKVGAPASLED